The proteins below are encoded in one region of Strix aluco isolate bStrAlu1 chromosome 8, bStrAlu1.hap1, whole genome shotgun sequence:
- the USP24 gene encoding ubiquitin carboxyl-terminal hydrolase 24 isoform X4 gives MESEEEQHMTTLLCMGFSDAAAIRKALRLAKNDINEAVALLTNERPGLHYGGYEPMESGQGPPGGHGSPAGGQGPRGGDGDGGGGGGGGFDPPPAYHEVVETEKNDENGNCSGEGIEFPTTNLYELESRVLTDHWSIPYKREESLGKCLIASTYLARLGLSDSDENCKRFMDRCMPEAFKKLLTSSAVHKWGTEIHEGIYNMLMLLVDLVAERVKQDPIPVGLLGVLTMAFNPDNEYHFKNRMKVCQRNWAEVFGEGNMHAVSPISTFQKEPHGWLVDLVNRFAELGGFSAIQSKLNSEDIELGAISALVQPFGVCAEYLNSSVVQPMLDPVIHKMIKYVQNVEEKDLKDKRLVSIPELLSGIKLLCMRFQPDLVTAVDDLRLDILLRMLKSPHFSAKMNSLKEVTKLIEDSTVSKSVKNAIDTDRLLNWLVENSVLSIALEGNIDQAQYCDRIKGIIELLGSKLSLDELTKIWRIQSGQSSTVIENIHTIIAAAAVKFSSDQLNHLFVLIQKSWETESDRVRQKLLSLIGRIGREARVETTTGKVLEVLWELAHLPTLPCSLIQQALEEHLTILSDAYAVKEAIKRSYIIKCIEDIKRSSQHNNPQFVWVVPALRQLHEITRSFIKQTYQKQDKSIIQDLKKNFEIVKLVTGSLISCHRLAASVAGPGGLVGATLVDGRYTYREYLEAHLKFLAFFLQEATLYLGWNRAREIWECLVTGQDVCELDREMCFEWFTKGQHDLESDVQQQLFKEKILKLESYEITMNGFSLFKTFFENVNLCDHRLKRQGTQLSVEKLELIGMDFIWKIAMESPDEEIANEAIQLIINYSYINLTPRLKKDSVSLHKKFIADCYTRLEAASSALGGPTLTHAVTRATKMLTATAMPTVATSVQSPYRSTKLVIIERLLLLAERYVITIEDLYSVPRTILPHGASFHGHLLTLNVTYESTKDTFTIEAHSNETVGSVRWKIAKMLNSPVDNIQIFANDSLLTVNKDQKLLHQLGFSDEQVLTVKTSGSGTPSGSSADSSTSSSNSSSVFSSSYAMEQEKSLPGVVMALVCNVFDMLYQLANLEEPRITLRVRKLLLLIPTDPAIQEALDQLDSLGRKKTLLSESTSQSSKSPSLSSKHQHQPSASSILESLFRSFAPGMSTFRVLYNLEVLSSKLMPTADDEMARNCAKSFCENFLRAGGLSLVVNVMQRDSIPSEVDYETRQGVYSICLQLARFLLVGQTMPTLLDEDFIKDGVEALSSRPFRNVSRQASRQMSICGTPEKSSYRQLSVSDRSSIRVEEIIPAARVAIQTMEVNDFTSTVACFMRLSWAAAAGRLDLVGSSQPIKESNSLFPAGIRNRLSSSGSNCSSGSEGEPTALHAGICVRQQSVSTKDALIAGEALSLLVTCLQLRSQQLGSFYNLPCVADFIIDILLGSPSAEIRRVACDQLYTLSQTDTSAHPDVQKPNQFLLSVVLGAQLPLWSPTSIMRGINQRLLSQCTEYFDLRCQLLDDLTSSEMEQLKISPAAMLEDEITWLDNFEPNRTAECETSEADNILLAGHLRLIKTLLSLCGAEKEMVGSSLIKPLLDDFLFRASRIILNSHSPAGSAAISQQDFHPKCSTADSRLAAYEVLVMLADSSPSNLQLITKELLSMHHQCDPALTKEFDYLPPVDSRSISGFVGLKNGGATCYMNAVFQQLYMQPGLPEALLSIDDDTDNPDDNVFYQVQSLFGHLMESKLQYYVPENFWKIFKMWNKELYVREQQDAYEFFTSLIDQMDEYLKKIGRDQIFKNTFQGIFSDQKICKDCPHRYEREEAFMALNLGVTSCQSLEISLDQFVRGEVLEGSNAYYCEKCKEKRTTVKRTCIKVLPSLLVIHLMRFGFDWESGRSIKYDEQIRFPWMLNMEPYTVSGMARQDSSSEVGDNGRNTDQGGGGSPRKKVAPTENYELVGVIVHSGQAHAGHYYSFIKDRRGCGKGKWYKFNDTVVEEFDLTDETLEYECFGGEYRPKVYDQSNPYPDVRRRYWNAYMLFYQRVSDQNSPVLPKKSRVSVVRQEAEDLSLSAPSSPEISPQSSPRPHRPNSDRLSILTKLVRKGEKKGLFVEKMPVRIYQMVRDENLKFMKNRDVYSSDYFSFVLSLASLNATKVKHPYYPCMAKVSLQLAVQFLFQTYLRTKKKLRADTEEWIATIDALLSKSIDACQWLVEYFVGPEGRELVN, from the exons ctgttgaCATCCAGTGCTGTTCATAAATGGGGGACTGAAATCCATGAAGGAATATACAACATGCTTATGCTGTTAGTGGACCTGGTTGCAGAAAGAGTAAAACAAGATCCTATTCCTGTGGGCCTGCTTGGTGTACTTACAATG GCGTTTAACCCCGACAATGAATATCATTTCAAGAACCGAATGAAGGTATGCCAGAGAAACTGGGCAGAAGTCTTCGGGGAGGGGAACATGCATGCTGTCTCGCCTATATCCACTTTTCAGAAG GAACCTCATGGATGGCTGGTGGACCTGGTAAACAGG TTTGCAGAGTTGGGTGGCTTTTCAGCAATTCAGTCCAAACTCAATTCGGAAGATATTGAACTTGGG GCAATCTCTGCATTAGTTCAACCATTTGGAGTTTGTGCAGAATATCTTAACTCTTCTGTAGTACAG CCCATGCTGGATCCAGTCATTCATAAAATGATTAAATATGTACAGAACGTAGAAGAGAAGGACTTGAAAGACAAG agacTAGTCAGTATCCCTGAGCTCTTGTCTGGTATCAAACTGCTGTGTATGCGCTTCCAACCTGATTTGGTAACTGCGGTAGATGACTTACGGCTGGACATTCTGTTGCGCATGTTAAAATCTCCTCACTTCAGTGCAAAAATGAATTCCCTCAAAGAA GTAACCAAATTAATAGAAGACAGCACTGTATCCAAGTCGGTGAAGAATGCAATAGATACAGACCGATTACTAAATTGGCTAGTAGAAAATTCTGTCCTGTCGATTGCTCTAGAAG GTAATATAGACCAAGCGCAATACTGTGATCGTATAAAGGGAATTATTGAATTGCTGGGCAGTAAATTATCTTTAGATGAGCTCACTAAAATTTGGAGAATTCAG tCAGGACAATCCTCCACTGTGATTGAAAACATACATACCATTATTGCTGCAGCTGCGGTCAAGTTTAGCTCTGATCAGCTcaatcatttatttgttttaatccAAAAG AGCTGGGAGACAGAGAGTGATAGAGTGCGACAGAAGCTGCTGAGCCTGATAGGGCGCATTGGTCGAGAAGCACGCGTGGAGACAACCACTGGAAAG GTTCTGGAGGTACTCTGGGAGCTGGCTCATCTTCCAACATTACCATGTAGTCTTATTCAGCAAGCCTTGGAGGAACATCTGACAATCCTCAGTGATGCCTATGCAGTGAAAGAGGCAATCAAAAGAAGCTACATCATCAAATGCATAGAGGATATTAAGAGG TCGTCCCAGCACAATAATCCTCAGTTTGTGTGGGTGGTGCCAGCACTACGTCAGCTCCATGAAATCACACGTTCATTTATTAAGCAAACTTACCAAAAACAAGACAAG agCATTATtcaagatttaaagaaaaactttgaaataGTGAAGTTGGTGACAGGAAGCTTAATATCATGCCACCGTTTGGCTGCGTCTGTGGCAGGTCCAGGAGGGCTTGTTGGAGCAACGTTAGTGGATGGCCGATACACTTACCGGGAG TATTTGGAGGCACATCTAAAATTTCTGGCATTTTTTCTGCAAGAAGCCACCCTTTACTTGGGCTGGAATCGTGCCAGGGAGATCTGGGAATGTCTTGTGACTGGCCAGGATGTGTGTGAGTTAGATCGAGAG ATGTGCTTTGAGTGGTTTACAAAAGGACAGCATGATCTAGAGAGTGATGTACAGCAACAGCTCTTCAAAGAGAAAATTCTTAAGCTGGAGTCATATGAAATTACCATGAATG gttttagtttatttaagactttctttgaaaatgtgaacCTGTGTGACCATCGACTAAAGAGGCAAGGAACTCAGCTG AGTGTAGAAAAACTGGAATTAATAGGAATGGATTTCATTTGGAAGATTGCAATGGAGTCACCTGATGAAGAAATTGCCAATGAAGCTATTCAATTGATAATAAATTACAGCTATATTAATTTAACTCCTAGATTGAAAAAG GATTCAGTGTCACTGCATAAGAAGTTCATTGCTGATTGCTACACACGATTAGAG GCAGCCAGCTCTGCGCTCGGTGGTCCAACATTAACACACGCTGTTACAAGAGCTACAAAAATGCTTACAGCAACTGCTATGCCTACAGTAGCCACATCAGTTCAGTCTCCTTACAG gtCAACTAAACTTGTAATAATCGAGAGACTGCTGCTGTTGGCAGAGCGTTATGTGATAACAATAGAG GACCTTTACTCTGTTCCCCGAACTATTCTACCTCACGGTGCCTCTTTCCATGGACATCTTTTAACACTTAATGTTACATACGAGTCTACCAAAGATACCTTCACCATAGAG GCTCATAGCAATGAAACTGTAGGGAGTGTCAGGTGGAAGATAGCAAAGATGTTGAATTCACCTGTGGATAATATACAGATATTTGCCAATGACAGCCTG CTAACTGTAAACAAAGATCAGAAGCTACTTCACCAGCTGGGCTTCTCTGATGAACAAGTCCTTACAGTGAAAACATCAGGAAGTGGGACTCCATCAGGGAGCTCTGCAGATTCCTCAACAAGttccagcaacagcagcagtgtaTTTAGTTCATCCTatgcaatggaacag GAGAAATCCCTCCCTGGAGTAGTCATGGCTCTCGTGTGTAATGTGTTTGATATGCTTTACCAGCTTGCCAATCTAGAGGAGCCAAG GATAACGCTGCGAGTGAGGAAACTTCTGCTCTTGATTCCCACTGACCCGGCTATTCAGGAGGCTCTTGATCAGCTTGATTCCCTGGGAAGGAAG AAAACACTGCTATCAGAATCAACTTCTCAGTCTTCAAAATCACCATCCTTGTCTTCAAAACACCAACATCAGCCCAGTGCTAGTTCAATACTAGAAAGTCTTTTCAGATCTTTTGCTCCAGGCATGTCCACCTTCAGAGTGCTCTACAATTTAGAG gtACTGAGCTCCAAGCTGATGCCAACTGCAGATGATGAAATGGCAAGAAACTGTGCCAAgtctttctgtgaaaactttctCCGAGCAGGAGGTTTGAG CTTGGTGGTGAATGTGATGCAGAGAGATTCCATCCCATCAGAAGTAGACTATGAAACAAGACAGGGAGTCTATTCCATCTGCCTGCAACTTGCAAG GTTCTTGCTTGTTGGCCAGACAATGCCTACCTTACTGGATGAGGACTTCATTAAAGATGGGGTAGAAGCATTGTCCTCACGCCCCTTCCGTAATGTCAGCCGACAAGCAAGTAGGCAGATGTCCATTTGTGGAACACCTGAGAAGTCATCCTACCGACAGCTCTCTGTGTCTGATAGATCCTCCATTAGGGTAGAAGAAATCATACCAGCAGCAAGAGTTGCCATACAA ACTATGGAGGTGAATGATTTCACTTCTACAGTGGCTTGCTTCATGCGACTCTcttgggctgctgctgcaggacgACTGGACCTTGTGGGAAGTAGTCAGCCAATAAAAGAGAGCAACTCTCTATTTCCTGCTGGGATTCGAAACAGACTTAGCAGCTCAG GAAGTAATTGCAGTTCAGGAAGCGAAGGAGAGCCAACTGCGCTGCACGCTGGTATCTGTGTGAGACAGCAGTCCGTATCCACCAAAGATGCTCTGATTGCTGGAGAAGCCTTGTCTCTCTTAGTAACCTGCCTCCAGCTACGCAGTCAGCAACTAG GATCTTTTTACAATTTGCCTTGTGTTGCTGATTTCATTATTGACATACTGCTTGGATCACCAAGTGCTGAG ATCCGTCGTGTTGCCTGTGACCAGTTGTACACCCTTAGCCAGACAGACACATCAGCTCACCCAGATGTACAAAAGCCAAACCAGTTTCTCCTGAGTGTTGTTCTTGGTGCCCAGCTGCCTCTTTGGTCACCAACCAGCATCATGAGAGGAATCAACCAGAG ACTTTTGTCCCAGTGTACAGAATATTTTGACCTGAGATGTCAGTTATTGGATGACCTCACAT caTCAGAAATGGAACAGCTAAAGATAAGCCCAGCTGCCATGTTAGAAGATGAGATCACCTGGCTAGACAATTTTGAACCCAACCGCACTGCTGAGTGCGAGACCAGTGAAGCTGATAACATCCTGTTAGCAGGACACTTGAGGCTCATCAAGACTCTCCTTTCACTCTgtggagcagagaaagaaatggTTG GTTCATCTTTGATTAAGCCATTGTTGGATGATTTCCTCTTCCGAGCATCCAGGATTATTCTGAATAGCCATTCTCCAGCAGGCAGTGCTGCAATCAGTCAACAAGACTTTCATCCAAA GTGCAGTACAGCAGATAGCCGATTAGCTGCTTATGAAGTGTTGGTAATGCTGGCTGATAGCTCACCTTCCAACCTCCAGCTTATTACAAAAGAGCTGCTTTCTATGCATCACCAGTGTGACCCTGCACTTACCAAGGAGTTTGAT TATCTTCCACCAGTGGATAGTCGTTCCATTTCAGGATTTGTGGGACTGAAGAATGGTGGTGCTACTTGTTACATGAATGCCGTCTTCCAGCAGCTCTATATGCAGCCTGGTCTCCCAGAG GCCTTGCTTTCCATTGATGATGATACAGACAATCCAGATGACAATGTGTTCTATCAAGTTCAATCTCTTTTTGGTCATTTGATGGAAAGCAAGCTACAGTATTATGTACCTGAGAACTTTTGGAAG ATTTTCAAGATGTGGAACAAGGAACTTTATGTTAGAGAGCAACAGGATGCTTATGAGTTCTTTACCAGTCTTATAGATCAAATGGATGAGTACCTCAAG AAAATAGGAAGAGACCAAATATTTAAGAATACTTTTCAAGGAATCTTCTCTGACCAGAAGATCTGCAAGGACTGTCCTCACAG GTATGAGCGCGAGGAAGCCTTCATGGCGCTCAACCTAGGTGTGACTTCATGTCAAAGCCTGGAAATATCATTGGATCAGTTTGTTAGAGGAGAAGTTCTGGAAGGAAGCAATGCATACTACTGTGAAAAGTGCAAAGAAAAG agaactaCAGTGAAGCGCACATGCATTAAGGTCTTACCTAGCCTGTTGGTGATTCACCTGATGAGGTTTGGCTTCGACTGGGAGAGCGGACGTTCTATTAAATATGATGAACAAATAAGG TTTCCCTGGATGCTGAACATGGAACCTTACACTGTGTCAGGAATGGCTCGCCAGGACTCATCCTCAGAAGTGGGGGACAACGGTAGAAACACAGATCAAGGAGGTGGAGGCTCCCCAAGGAAGAAAGTTGCCCCTACAGAAAACTATGAGCTTGTTGGTGTGATTGTTCACAGTGGCCAGGCACATGCAGGGCACTACTATTCCTTTATAAAGGACAGGAG GGGCTGTGGAAAAGGAAAGTGGTATAAATTTAATGACACCGTTGTTGAAGAATTTGATTTAACTGATGAAACCTTGGAATATGAATGTTTTGGTGGAGAGTATAGACCTAAAGTCTATGATCAAT CTAACCCTTACCCTGATGTGCGTCGGCGCTACTGGAATGCCTATATGCTGTTTTACCAGAGAGTGTCTGATCAGAACTCTCCAGTCTTACCAAAGAAAAGTCGAGTGAGTGTTGTGCGTCAAGAAGCTGAGGACCTCTCGCT ATCTGCTCCATCTTCACCAGAAATTTCACCCCAGTCATCACCTCGACCCCATAGGCCCAACAGTGACCGCCTCTCCATCTTGACTAAGCTGGTtcgaaaaggagaaaaaaagggactTTTTGTAGAGAAAATGCCTGTGCGGATATATCAG ATGGTGAGAGATGAAAACTTGAAATTTATGAAGAACAGAGATGTATACAGTAGCGACtacttcagttttgttctttcattAGCTTCACTGAATGCT ACTAAGGTAAAGCATCCTTATTATCCATGCATGGCAAAGGTGAGCTTACAGCTGGCAGTCCAGTTCCTCTTCCAAACTTATCTCCGAACCAAGAAGAAACTCAG GGCTGATACAGAAGAATGGATTGCCACCATAGATGCACTGCTCTCCAAAAGCATTGATGCTTGTCAGTGGTTAGTTGAATATTTCGTTGGGCCAGAGGGCCGGGAGCTTGTAAA CTAA